A genomic stretch from Bacillus sp. E(2018) includes:
- the fabD gene encoding ACP S-malonyltransferase → MGKIAFLFPGQGSQAVGMGKELVSQEASAKAIFDKADEKLAMKLSDIIFEGPEDVLKRTENTQPALLTVSTAVLELLKEHGIQADYVAGHSLGEYSALVAAGSLSFEDAVYAVRNRGLLMEEAVPAGVGTMAAVIGFDQERLETITKEASHGEESVQIANLNCPGQIVISGTVGGVEKASALAKEEGAKVIPLQVSGPFHSSLMKPAAEKYNDILNEIVINEATIPVIANVTAKAITDRNEIKDKLIEQLYSPVRWEETVRELMELGVDTFVEIGPGKVLSGLVKKVNRRANVIAVSDLETIKTAVEKLKGESVDA, encoded by the coding sequence ATGGGGAAAATCGCCTTTCTTTTTCCTGGACAAGGCTCTCAAGCAGTAGGGATGGGTAAAGAGCTAGTATCACAGGAAGCATCAGCAAAAGCTATTTTTGACAAAGCGGATGAAAAACTTGCTATGAAATTGTCGGATATTATCTTTGAAGGACCGGAAGATGTTCTTAAAAGAACTGAAAACACACAGCCAGCACTATTGACGGTCTCAACCGCTGTTCTTGAACTATTGAAAGAGCATGGAATTCAAGCAGATTATGTAGCGGGTCATAGCCTTGGTGAATACTCTGCACTTGTTGCTGCGGGCAGTCTTTCCTTTGAAGATGCAGTATATGCGGTTAGAAATAGAGGATTACTCATGGAAGAAGCTGTTCCTGCTGGAGTAGGAACGATGGCAGCTGTAATCGGGTTTGATCAAGAACGATTAGAAACAATTACAAAGGAAGCTTCACATGGTGAAGAAAGCGTTCAAATCGCTAATCTTAATTGCCCTGGACAGATTGTTATTTCTGGAACCGTTGGGGGAGTTGAGAAAGCTAGTGCTCTTGCCAAAGAAGAAGGAGCGAAAGTCATTCCACTTCAGGTGAGCGGACCTTTTCATTCTTCACTTATGAAACCTGCTGCAGAGAAATACAACGATATTTTAAATGAAATTGTGATAAATGAAGCAACAATACCTGTAATTGCTAACGTAACGGCGAAAGCTATTACCGATCGTAATGAAATTAAAGATAAGTTGATCGAACAATTGTATTCACCAGTTCGTTGGGAAGAAACAGTTCGTGAGTTGATGGAGCTAGGTGTGGATACGTTTGTTGAGATTGGTCCGGGAAAAGTTCTATCTGGGTTAGTTAAAAAGGTGAATCGAAGAGCTAATGTAATAGCAGTAAGTGATTTAGAGACGATTAAAACAGCAGTTGAGAAACTAAAAGGAGAGTCTGTGGATGCTTAG
- the plsX gene encoding phosphate acyltransferase PlsX, whose product MNIAIDAMGGDNAPAEIVKGAMLAKEQYPELSITLVGDQEQIVKHLPDKHAFTIIHTDEVIETSEEPVRAVRRKKNASMVVAANEVKSGKADAYISAGNTGALMASGLFYVGRIKGIDRPALAPTLPTLNGDGFLFLDVGANMDAKPEHLLQYALMGSVYWKEVRGVEKPRVGLLNVGTESEKGNALTKAAFPLLQEADINFVGNVEARDLLMGAADVVVCDGFAGNLVLKSIEGTAMSMFSMIKEQLTSSLTSKLAAGVLKPKLRGIKDKLDYTEYGGAGLFGLAAPVIKAHGSSNANAMLNAIRQTKSMIEKNVVPTIQNHVQSQDNKEE is encoded by the coding sequence ATGAATATCGCAATAGATGCAATGGGTGGCGACAATGCACCAGCAGAAATCGTAAAAGGTGCCATGTTAGCGAAAGAACAATATCCAGAGCTTTCGATTACGTTAGTTGGAGATCAAGAGCAAATTGTAAAACATCTACCTGATAAGCACGCGTTTACGATCATCCATACCGATGAAGTGATCGAAACATCAGAGGAGCCAGTTCGAGCAGTTCGCCGGAAAAAGAATGCTTCGATGGTAGTAGCGGCGAATGAAGTGAAATCTGGAAAAGCTGATGCGTATATTTCTGCAGGTAATACAGGGGCGTTGATGGCCAGTGGGTTGTTTTATGTTGGCCGTATAAAAGGAATTGATCGTCCAGCGCTTGCTCCGACACTTCCGACTTTAAACGGTGATGGATTTTTGTTCTTAGATGTTGGCGCTAATATGGATGCGAAGCCAGAGCACCTTTTACAATATGCATTGATGGGTTCTGTGTACTGGAAAGAAGTACGAGGTGTTGAAAAACCGCGCGTAGGATTATTAAACGTTGGAACAGAAAGTGAAAAAGGAAATGCTCTAACAAAAGCTGCTTTTCCACTCTTACAAGAAGCTGATATTAATTTTGTTGGGAATGTTGAAGCGAGAGATCTTCTTATGGGAGCAGCCGACGTAGTTGTTTGTGATGGATTTGCTGGAAACCTGGTTCTTAAATCGATCGAAGGAACTGCTATGAGCATGTTTTCGATGATTAAAGAGCAGCTAACATCAAGTTTAACTTCAAAACTAGCAGCTGGTGTCTTAAAACCTAAATTAAGAGGCATTAAAGATAAATTGGATTATACAGAGTACGGTGGAGCTGGTTTGTTCGGATTAGCAGCACCTGTGATTAAAGCGCATGGTTCCTCAAATGCGAATGCGATGTTGAATGCAATCAGACAAACCAAAAGCATGATAGAGAAGAACGTGGTACCTACGATCCAAAATCATGTTCAATCCCAAGATAACAAGGAGGAGTAA
- the fapR gene encoding transcription factor FapR, with amino-acid sequence MKKTKKERQELLKETIKTTPFITDEELAEKFSVSVQTIRLDRLELSIPELRERIKSVAETKLDDVKALPLEEVIGEIIDLQLDESAISILDIKEEHVFSRNKIARGHHVFAQANSLAVAIINDELALTAKANIRFSRPVRVGERVVAKAKVKETTQERSIVEVNSYVENEPVFKGEFTMYRSAQDTKEGS; translated from the coding sequence ATGAAAAAAACAAAAAAAGAGAGACAAGAGCTGTTAAAGGAAACGATTAAGACAACCCCTTTTATAACAGATGAAGAACTGGCAGAAAAGTTCAGTGTTAGCGTTCAGACCATTAGGCTCGACCGTTTGGAACTTTCTATTCCAGAACTTAGAGAAAGAATAAAATCTGTTGCTGAAACAAAGCTGGATGATGTTAAAGCATTGCCGCTTGAAGAGGTCATCGGAGAAATCATTGACTTACAGTTAGATGAATCAGCTATTTCAATATTAGACATAAAAGAAGAACATGTATTTTCGCGTAATAAGATCGCAAGGGGTCACCACGTTTTCGCTCAGGCGAACTCGTTGGCAGTAGCGATCATAAATGATGAATTGGCATTAACAGCCAAAGCGAACATTCGGTTTTCTCGACCTGTTAGAGTTGGAGAGAGAGTGGTTGCAAAAGCAAAAGTAAAAGAAACAACACAAGAGAGATCCATTGTAGAAGTTAATAGTTATGTAGAAAATGAGCCTGTTTTCAAAGGTGAATTTACCATGTATAGATCTGCACAAGATACAAAGGAAGGAAGTTAA
- the recG gene encoding ATP-dependent DNA helicase RecG, whose amino-acid sequence MLNQSITTVNGIGEKKAEELASMGIHSVEDLLEYLPYRYEDYQKKDLADIAHDEKATIEGKVHSEPSLRYFPKKKSRLTFRMLIGKYLITATIFNRPFLKNQIALGQTLTVTGKWDRNKMTLTVSDVHFGTFSDDHKIEPVYSVKGSLYGKTMRKIIDAAFRQFSGQIEDPLPQEIRESYRLPDRESALKMMHFPEDFKALKAGRRRLAYEELLYFQLKMQIFRKWNRQQSKGAALKFDRDQVETFIHSLPFQLTDAQHRVVEEILRDLSDTSRMNRLLQGDVGSGKTVVAAVALYAAVTAHRQGAMMVPTEILAEQHFQSLKELFAPFGITVALLTSSVKGKMRRETLNLLQQGEIQIMVGTHALIQEEVNFNSLGLVITDEQHRFGVNQRRVLREKGESPDVLFMTATPIPRTLAISAFGDMDVSTIDVMPAGRKPIITHWAKHGMLDRVLDFIKKEIESGRQAYVICPLIEESEKIDVQNAIDVHAQLCAYFQTYQVGLMHGRLHSTEKDEVMRKFAENVCQILVSTTVVEVGVNVPNATVMVIYDAERFGLSQLHQLRGRVGRGSEQSYCVLIADPKSEEGQERMRIMTETTNGFELSEKDLELRGPGDFFGNKQSGVPNFKVADLVHDYRILETARNDAARLVQSEEFWQDETYRSIREVLTRQGVLDKERLD is encoded by the coding sequence ATGCTGAATCAATCGATAACGACGGTAAACGGTATTGGAGAGAAGAAAGCTGAAGAGCTGGCTAGCATGGGCATCCATTCAGTGGAAGATCTTTTAGAATATCTACCCTACCGGTATGAAGATTACCAAAAGAAAGACCTTGCGGACATTGCGCATGATGAAAAAGCAACGATTGAAGGGAAGGTTCATTCTGAACCTTCTCTGCGTTATTTTCCGAAGAAAAAATCACGTTTAACATTTAGGATGTTGATTGGTAAGTATTTGATCACGGCGACGATCTTCAATCGACCATTCTTAAAGAATCAGATTGCTCTAGGACAAACACTTACGGTAACAGGTAAATGGGACCGAAATAAAATGACGTTAACGGTCAGCGATGTTCACTTTGGAACATTCAGTGATGATCATAAGATTGAACCGGTTTATTCAGTCAAAGGGTCTTTATATGGCAAAACGATGCGTAAGATTATAGATGCAGCATTTCGTCAGTTCTCTGGTCAGATCGAGGATCCACTTCCGCAAGAGATTCGTGAATCTTATCGACTTCCAGATCGAGAGTCAGCTCTTAAGATGATGCATTTTCCTGAAGATTTTAAAGCATTAAAAGCAGGAAGAAGAAGACTGGCATACGAAGAATTGTTGTATTTTCAATTAAAGATGCAGATTTTCAGAAAATGGAACAGACAGCAATCAAAAGGAGCAGCTTTGAAGTTTGATCGAGATCAAGTAGAAACGTTCATTCATTCTTTACCGTTTCAGCTGACCGATGCGCAACATAGGGTAGTAGAGGAGATATTAAGAGATCTCTCAGATACGAGCCGAATGAACAGGCTGCTTCAAGGGGATGTTGGCTCTGGTAAAACCGTAGTGGCGGCTGTAGCGTTATATGCAGCGGTTACGGCACATAGACAAGGTGCGATGATGGTACCAACAGAAATTCTCGCTGAACAGCATTTTCAGTCGTTAAAAGAGCTTTTTGCTCCGTTCGGAATTACGGTAGCTCTTTTAACTTCTTCTGTTAAAGGGAAGATGCGAAGAGAAACGCTGAACCTTTTACAGCAAGGCGAAATTCAGATCATGGTCGGTACACATGCCCTTATTCAAGAAGAAGTTAATTTTAATAGTCTCGGTCTAGTGATCACAGATGAGCAGCATCGGTTTGGTGTTAACCAAAGAAGAGTGTTAAGGGAAAAAGGTGAGAGTCCAGATGTTCTCTTCATGACTGCGACCCCTATCCCAAGGACGCTTGCGATATCAGCTTTTGGAGATATGGATGTTTCAACCATTGATGTGATGCCAGCGGGAAGAAAGCCGATCATCACACATTGGGCAAAACACGGTATGTTGGATCGTGTTCTTGATTTTATCAAGAAAGAAATTGAATCAGGAAGACAAGCTTATGTGATCTGTCCGTTAATCGAAGAATCAGAAAAAATAGATGTACAGAATGCGATTGACGTTCATGCTCAGCTATGTGCTTATTTCCAAACGTATCAAGTAGGCTTGATGCACGGAAGATTGCATTCAACTGAAAAAGATGAAGTGATGAGAAAGTTTGCAGAGAATGTTTGTCAAATCCTTGTCTCTACGACGGTTGTAGAGGTAGGGGTAAATGTTCCGAACGCTACTGTCATGGTCATATATGATGCAGAAAGATTTGGGCTATCGCAACTGCATCAGTTGAGAGGGCGAGTTGGTCGGGGCAGCGAACAATCCTATTGTGTACTCATCGCAGATCCGAAGTCTGAAGAAGGTCAAGAACGGATGAGGATTATGACGGAGACAACGAATGGTTTCGAGCTTTCTGAAAAAGATCTTGAGCTTCGAGGTCCAGGTGATTTTTTCGGAAACAAGCAAAGCGGTGTTCCAAACTTTAAAGTAGCAGACCTTGTGCATGATTATCGGATTTTAGAAACAGCTAGAAACGATGCGGCTAGACTTGTTCAATCAGAAGAGTTTTGGCAAGATGAGACGTATCGATCGATTCGAGAAGTGTTAACTAGGCAAGGTGTGCTCGACAAAGAAAGACTAGATTAA
- the sdaAA gene encoding L-serine ammonia-lyase, iron-sulfur-dependent, subunit alpha — translation MFRNVAELIELAESKKCKISEIMIQQEMDVTGRSREEVLGFMDRNLRVMEEAVMRGITEDVKSHSGLTGGDGKLLQTYIKSGKSLSGELMLDAVSKAMATNEVNAAMGTICATPTAGSAGVVPGTLFALKEKLNPTREQMIEYLFAAGAFGFVVANNASISGAAGGCQAEVGSATGMAAAAIVELAGGSPSQSAEAMAIALKNMLGLVCDPVAGLVEVPCVKRNAMGASNAIVAADMALAGIVSRIPCDEVIDAMYKIGLSMPSTLRETALGGLAATPTGRELEAKIFGIPLNEK, via the coding sequence ATGTTTCGTAATGTAGCTGAATTAATAGAATTAGCTGAGTCGAAAAAGTGTAAGATCTCAGAGATTATGATACAGCAAGAAATGGATGTTACTGGGCGTTCTAGAGAAGAAGTTCTAGGGTTCATGGATCGAAATTTAAGAGTGATGGAAGAAGCCGTCATGCGCGGAATTACAGAAGATGTGAAATCTCATTCTGGTCTAACGGGTGGAGATGGAAAGCTGCTTCAAACTTATATTAAATCAGGTAAGTCTCTATCAGGCGAACTCATGCTTGATGCAGTGAGCAAAGCCATGGCAACGAATGAAGTGAACGCGGCAATGGGTACGATTTGTGCAACGCCTACTGCGGGTTCTGCTGGAGTCGTTCCAGGTACTCTGTTTGCGTTAAAAGAAAAATTAAATCCTACCCGAGAACAGATGATCGAGTATTTGTTTGCTGCAGGTGCGTTTGGTTTTGTTGTGGCAAACAACGCTTCTATTTCTGGAGCAGCAGGTGGATGCCAAGCTGAGGTAGGTTCTGCTACTGGGATGGCCGCAGCGGCGATCGTCGAACTCGCAGGTGGGTCTCCTTCTCAATCTGCGGAAGCGATGGCAATTGCTTTGAAAAACATGCTTGGACTCGTTTGTGATCCTGTTGCTGGTCTAGTAGAAGTACCTTGTGTGAAACGAAACGCGATGGGTGCAAGCAATGCTATTGTTGCAGCTGATATGGCACTTGCTGGAATTGTTAGCCGTATCCCGTGTGACGAAGTGATTGATGCGATGTACAAGATTGGTCTCTCGATGCCATCTACTCTCCGTGAAACAGCTCTTGGAGGCTTAGCGGCTACACCAACAGGAAGAGAGCTTGAAGCAAAAATATTCGGTATTCCGTTAAACGAGAAATAA
- the sdaAB gene encoding L-serine ammonia-lyase, iron-sulfur-dependent subunit beta, with product MKYKSVFDIIGPIMIGPSSSHTAGAARIGRVARSLFGRKPKYATISFYGSFAKTYRGHGTDVAIVGGILDYDTFDTRIVDALTIAKQEGIKVKMTAEDAITDHPNTARVIIGDETDRIEVVGISIGGGKIEITELNGFELRLSGNHPALLIVHNDKYGAIAGVANILAKHEINIGHMEVSRKEKGKEALMVIEIDQNADEIIINELNSLPIVQQVVKIHD from the coding sequence ATGAAATATAAAAGTGTATTTGATATTATCGGTCCGATTATGATTGGACCTTCTAGTTCACATACAGCAGGCGCTGCACGTATCGGTCGAGTAGCGAGAAGTCTTTTTGGCAGGAAACCTAAATACGCTACCATATCGTTCTATGGCTCTTTTGCTAAAACCTATCGTGGTCACGGGACGGATGTTGCAATCGTTGGTGGAATCCTTGATTATGACACGTTCGATACTCGAATTGTGGATGCGCTTACAATAGCGAAGCAAGAAGGTATCAAGGTTAAGATGACTGCTGAGGATGCTATAACCGACCATCCTAACACAGCTCGTGTCATCATTGGAGATGAAACAGACAGAATCGAAGTTGTAGGAATTTCAATCGGAGGCGGGAAGATTGAGATTACCGAGCTTAATGGATTTGAACTACGTCTATCCGGAAATCATCCAGCTCTTTTGATCGTTCATAATGATAAATATGGAGCGATAGCAGGAGTGGCAAATATATTAGCTAAGCACGAGATCAATATTGGTCATATGGAAGTTTCAAGAAAAGAAAAAGGGAAAGAAGCATTGATGGTTATTGAGATCGATCAGAATGCAGATGAGATCATCATAAACGAACTAAATTCTCTCCCGATTGTTCAACAAGTTGTAAAGATACACGATTAA
- a CDS encoding DAK2 domain-containing protein, whose protein sequence is MSLKVLDGKKFSKMVLEGASNLTRNAAMVDALNVFPVPDGDTGTNMNLTITSGAKEVEKNTSNQIGAVASAFAKGLLMGARGNSGVILSQLFRGFSKSIEGKEKINAAEFANAFDKGVETAYKAVMKPVEGTILTVAKDAAKKAVKEAKKSDDILYIMKELVKESKASLNRTPDLLPVLKEVGVVDSGGQGLVTVYEGFLAVLEGKELPKVSVNAPSMGELVNAEHHKAQMHMKTEDIHFGYCTEFMVRFEDKKIKSNPFDEINFRNELSQHGDSLLVVADEDVVKVHIHTEQPGNMLTLAHRYGSLINIKIENMREQHSAILESENEVIPSYSQPTTEKKKEYGIVTVAMGEGIEEMFSSMGASVIQGGQTMNPSTEDIVKAIAEVNAEKVFILPNNSNIIMASEQAASVVDEEVVIIRTKTVPQGIASILAFNPSADMVENEKKMNEAIASVKSGQVTYAVRDTSIDGVEIAKGDFMGISEGKILTSKTDKQEVTKELLSNMLDEDSEIVTIIYGEDSSEEEAQELAEFIEEKYPDAEAEIHNGKQPIYSFILSVE, encoded by the coding sequence GTGTCTTTAAAAGTATTAGATGGAAAAAAGTTTTCAAAAATGGTACTCGAGGGTGCTTCAAACTTAACACGGAATGCAGCAATGGTCGACGCACTTAATGTTTTTCCTGTACCAGATGGTGATACAGGAACGAACATGAACTTAACGATTACTTCTGGTGCAAAAGAAGTAGAAAAAAACACTTCTAATCAAATTGGCGCTGTTGCCAGTGCTTTTGCTAAAGGCTTATTAATGGGAGCGCGTGGAAACTCTGGTGTTATTCTTTCACAGTTGTTTAGAGGGTTCTCTAAATCAATCGAAGGAAAAGAGAAGATCAACGCTGCTGAGTTTGCCAATGCATTTGATAAGGGTGTTGAAACGGCCTACAAAGCTGTTATGAAACCAGTTGAAGGTACGATTTTAACTGTAGCTAAAGATGCTGCGAAAAAAGCAGTTAAAGAAGCTAAAAAATCAGATGATATTCTATACATTATGAAAGAACTCGTTAAAGAGTCGAAAGCTTCCTTAAACCGTACGCCAGATCTACTTCCAGTTCTGAAAGAAGTCGGCGTTGTTGATTCAGGTGGACAAGGGTTAGTCACTGTTTATGAAGGGTTTTTGGCTGTACTAGAAGGCAAAGAACTGCCAAAAGTATCAGTAAACGCTCCTTCAATGGGTGAACTTGTTAATGCTGAGCATCATAAAGCACAGATGCACATGAAGACGGAAGATATCCATTTTGGATACTGTACAGAGTTCATGGTAAGGTTTGAAGATAAAAAGATCAAAAGTAATCCTTTCGATGAAATTAACTTCCGTAATGAATTAAGTCAACATGGTGATTCCTTACTAGTTGTTGCTGATGAAGACGTTGTTAAGGTTCACATCCATACCGAACAACCTGGTAATATGTTAACACTTGCACATCGTTATGGTAGCTTGATCAACATCAAGATCGAAAACATGCGTGAGCAGCACTCAGCGATTTTAGAGAGTGAGAACGAAGTGATTCCTTCGTACTCACAACCTACTACTGAGAAGAAAAAGGAATATGGTATCGTTACGGTTGCGATGGGTGAAGGAATCGAAGAGATGTTTTCATCTATGGGTGCATCAGTGATTCAGGGTGGACAAACGATGAACCCGAGTACAGAAGATATCGTAAAAGCGATTGCTGAGGTTAATGCTGAAAAAGTGTTCATCCTTCCGAACAACAGCAATATCATCATGGCATCTGAACAAGCTGCAAGTGTTGTTGATGAAGAAGTTGTGATCATTCGCACAAAAACAGTGCCACAAGGTATCGCATCTATTTTAGCTTTCAATCCTTCAGCTGATATGGTTGAGAATGAAAAGAAGATGAACGAAGCGATTGCTTCTGTTAAATCAGGCCAAGTTACTTATGCAGTTCGTGATACATCGATTGATGGTGTTGAAATTGCAAAAGGTGATTTTATGGGAATATCAGAAGGGAAGATTCTGACTTCTAAGACCGACAAACAAGAAGTTACGAAAGAACTTCTCTCAAACATGCTTGATGAAGATTCAGAGATTGTTACGATCATCTATGGTGAAGATAGCTCTGAAGAAGAAGCACAGGAGCTTGCTGAATTTATTGAAGAAAAGTATCCCGATGCGGAAGCTGAAATTCATAATGGTAAACAGCCGATCTATTCATTCATCTTATCCGTAGAGTAA
- a CDS encoding Asp23/Gls24 family envelope stress response protein, with protein sequence MSIEMKTTYGQIDISNEVIATIAGGAAIDCYGIVGMASRKQLKDGITELLGRENFSRGIVVRQEEDEVHIDMYIIVSYGTKISEVAHNVQNKVKYTLDQMLGLAVDSVNIYVQGVRVTTP encoded by the coding sequence ATGTCCATTGAAATGAAAACAACCTATGGTCAAATTGATATTTCTAATGAAGTAATTGCAACGATCGCCGGTGGAGCCGCAATTGATTGTTACGGAATTGTTGGTATGGCATCAAGGAAGCAATTAAAGGATGGAATAACTGAACTTTTAGGACGTGAAAATTTCTCCCGAGGGATCGTTGTTCGACAAGAAGAAGATGAAGTACATATCGATATGTATATCATCGTTAGTTATGGAACAAAGATTTCTGAAGTGGCTCATAACGTTCAGAACAAAGTGAAATATACCCTGGATCAAATGCTTGGTTTGGCGGTTGACTCAGTCAATATCTACGTTCAGGGTGTCAGGGTGACAACCCCTTAG
- the rpmB gene encoding 50S ribosomal protein L28, which yields MARKCFITGKGPKTGNKRSHAMNKSKKSWGANVQKVRILVDGKPKRVYVSARALKSGKVERV from the coding sequence ATGGCTCGTAAATGTTTTATTACTGGAAAAGGACCTAAAACTGGTAACAAGCGTTCTCACGCAATGAACAAATCAAAGAAAAGCTGGGGAGCTAACGTCCAAAAGGTTCGTATTCTTGTGGACGGAAAGCCTAAACGCGTATACGTATCTGCTCGTGCCCTTAAATCTGGCAAAGTTGAACGTGTATAA
- the spoVM gene encoding stage V sporulation protein SpoVM, with protein MKFYTIKLPKFLGGFVRAVLGSFKKG; from the coding sequence ATGAAATTTTATACCATTAAACTTCCTAAATTCTTGGGAGGCTTCGTACGTGCCGTCTTAGGTTCTTTCAAAAAAGGATAA
- a CDS encoding thiamine diphosphokinase, with protein MKIKIVAGGPEHLIPDLNLYDLSMNDIWIGVDRGTLFLLKNAIFPQHAFGDFDSVSVEERISIFNSSIKVNQYQSEKDATDMELALEWALKQNPEQILIFGATGGRLDHELMNIQLLYRSLKIRAEVKIVDTRNEISLHLPGCYEIKQDHRYSYISFLAQSDEVTGITLEGFKYPLNQANLQAGSSLCVSNELVNKSGTYSFDSGIILMVKSRD; from the coding sequence ATGAAGATAAAAATAGTTGCAGGAGGTCCGGAGCATTTAATCCCTGATCTAAATCTATATGATCTATCAATGAACGATATTTGGATCGGAGTCGACAGAGGAACGCTCTTCCTATTGAAAAATGCAATCTTTCCACAACATGCATTTGGTGATTTTGATTCTGTTTCTGTTGAGGAGAGAATAAGTATTTTTAACTCATCTATAAAAGTGAATCAATATCAGTCAGAAAAAGATGCTACTGACATGGAGCTTGCACTGGAGTGGGCGTTGAAACAGAATCCGGAACAAATACTCATATTCGGTGCAACTGGTGGAAGGTTAGACCACGAACTGATGAACATCCAATTATTATATAGATCCCTGAAAATACGAGCAGAGGTAAAAATCGTGGATACTCGGAATGAGATTTCCCTACATTTACCGGGATGCTATGAGATTAAGCAAGATCATAGATACTCATATATTTCATTTTTGGCTCAAAGTGACGAAGTGACAGGCATAACTTTAGAGGGATTTAAGTATCCTTTAAACCAAGCTAACCTTCAGGCTGGGTCATCATTATGTGTTTCCAATGAGCTTGTAAATAAAAGTGGTACTTATTCTTTTGACTCCGGCATAATATTGATGGTAAAGAGCCGTGATTAA
- the thiT gene encoding energy-coupled thiamine transporter ThiT: MNNGKVLLMAEIAIMAALSLILGLISFKGIWPQGGSVSLEMVPIFLLAFRRGLKAGVFTGLVVGLLQLLINPQIYYFAQVILDYPLAFALAGVAGAFAPSLAQNRSKRTALMVVGIFVGCMLRLISHVLSGVIFFSEFAPKEMNVWLYSFLYNGSYMVVIFAITALVVILLTNTAPKLLHAAHNGRHQAA; the protein is encoded by the coding sequence ATGAACAATGGTAAAGTACTATTAATGGCTGAAATTGCGATTATGGCGGCACTTTCACTCATTTTAGGATTGATCAGCTTCAAAGGAATCTGGCCACAAGGTGGATCGGTGTCTCTCGAAATGGTTCCTATTTTTCTTTTAGCATTTAGAAGAGGCTTAAAAGCAGGGGTATTTACCGGATTAGTGGTTGGCTTGTTACAACTTCTTATCAATCCTCAAATCTATTATTTTGCACAAGTCATACTTGATTATCCGCTTGCTTTTGCTTTAGCGGGAGTAGCAGGTGCATTCGCACCTTCACTTGCGCAAAATAGATCAAAAAGAACAGCTTTAATGGTTGTTGGGATTTTTGTAGGATGCATGTTAAGGTTAATTTCGCATGTTTTATCTGGAGTTATTTTCTTTAGTGAATTTGCTCCAAAAGAAATGAACGTATGGCTCTATTCGTTCTTATATAACGGATCATACATGGTCGTTATTTTCGCAATTACTGCGCTTGTTGTTATTCTATTAACGAACACAGCACCAAAACTATTACATGCTGCTCATAACGGTCGCCATCAAGCAGCATGA
- the rpe gene encoding ribulose-phosphate 3-epimerase — translation MIKIAPSILSADFSKLSDDIKAVEEAGADYIHVDVMDGHFVPNITIGPLVVQAIRPITKLPLDVHLMIENPDRYIEEFAKAGADIISVHVEASPHLHRTVQLIKQQGVKAGVVINPATSVDSIKHILQDVDLVLLMTVNPGFGGQAFIESVVPKIKEVSDLVKTQGLNVEIEVDGGVNPETARLCVEAGANVLVAGSAIYGKSDLKGAIEAIRGV, via the coding sequence ATGATTAAAATAGCTCCATCTATTCTTTCGGCTGACTTCTCAAAGTTAAGCGATGATATAAAAGCTGTTGAAGAAGCAGGTGCGGATTATATTCATGTTGATGTGATGGATGGCCATTTCGTTCCAAACATCACGATCGGACCGCTTGTTGTTCAAGCGATTCGACCTATTACAAAACTTCCATTAGATGTGCATCTCATGATAGAAAACCCAGACCGATACATTGAAGAATTTGCAAAAGCAGGTGCTGATATTATATCGGTGCATGTAGAAGCATCACCACATCTTCATCGAACCGTTCAACTTATTAAACAACAAGGTGTAAAAGCAGGTGTAGTGATAAATCCAGCTACTTCAGTCGACTCGATTAAACATATACTTCAAGATGTTGACCTTGTGTTGTTGATGACTGTAAATCCTGGCTTTGGTGGACAAGCGTTCATCGAGAGTGTGGTGCCTAAGATTAAAGAAGTTTCGGATCTAGTAAAAACACAAGGATTAAACGTTGAGATTGAAGTTGACGGCGGCGTAAATCCAGAAACTGCTCGTCTTTGTGTGGAAGCTGGTGCGAATGTATTAGTTGCTGGTTCTGCCATTTACGGGAAGTCAGATTTAAAGGGTGCAATTGAAGCCATTCGTGGTGTATAA